The sequence below is a genomic window from Xiphophorus maculatus strain JP 163 A chromosome 18, X_maculatus-5.0-male, whole genome shotgun sequence.
TCCTTTTCTTCAAGGTTTACCCAGAGATGTCTCCAGCAGCGGAGAGATTCACATTTGGGTGAAGGAATGCAAGAACCTCCCTTTAATCAGAGCCACCATCGACCCGTACGTCAAATGGTAGGCAGCGGATAAATCATCTCAAACAAGGTTAGGCTTTCCACGTCTGATGTGTGAAGTAAACGCGCCCTGTCGTTCTCCCTTGCTTCCAGCTTCGTGCTGCCGGACACGAGCAGGAAGAGCCGCCAGAAGACGCGCGTCCTGCGGAGGACCGTGGAGCCGGTGTTCAACCACACCATGGTGTACGACGGCATCGGCGAGGCCGATCTGACCGAGGCCTGCGTGGAGCTCACGGTGTGGGACCGAGACCGACTCGCCAGCAACCTGCTGGGGGGGCTGAGGCTCGGCGCCGGAACAGGTAACCATCGCCTGATCCGTGAACGGGTCCAAAGGTTTTCTTTGGACATtggctgctttttttccccccgtgCGGTCGTTGTAACTTAAAAATTAGGTCGGTTGGTAGGAAAAAGCTAAAAGAAGAAGTGTTTCAGGCTCTTACTGTCTCCTCACtgccaaaaaaaatctaagtgttaccaaatacaaatatgttagtacacctgaaagaagacaaaactaacttacaagtaactttccagaaagaaataactttgtttttgttcaatgaCGGGACACTTTCCCTTTATAAtatgtaaataagaaaaatattattccACTGGTACGTTATTTCACTTGTagctaaaatctttttttatcaatattaaggagttattgacttaaaacaagctcctgtattttGCTTAAAAgctacttgtgagttagtttctgtcttatttcaagtttgctaagatatttgcattagaaatgaGACCAAGAATCcaaaaaaaagacgaaaaacaaaatcaaccaGAATGAACAGAAATATGATTTGTTACTTCattctgtcatttttctctTCTGGCTTTTTTGTTGCCATCTGTTTCCGTCTCtatgtttcatttattcattcaatttttgttcaattatgactttaaatctaTCTCTATCATTGTATGTAGTTTATGGTTAACTTGTGTCACAATTGGTTTTTCTTATGTTGCATTTTCGCAACAAATGTGTCATGTACTCTgttgtttctgattattttggctgtatttattgtttttctgacacATTTGGATAGTTTTACACATCCTCGTGAATGAGGTGCACGTAGATAAACTAACTTGTGGTCACTTTTCCTTACTGGGCCCTGCCAGAAAAGAAAACGCCGCTTTCGTACCGTAACCACAATTTTGCTGCATCGAAGTTCAGAAAAGACGTCAGAAACCTGAAACCGAGAAGAAGCTCTGACCTTTTTAAGATCTGAATTATATTTTGAGATCAAATCGATAAGagaaaggcaactctaaaccaCATGTGTTAAACtcgaggcccgtgggccaaatccggcccgccgcAGCTCTTTATGTGGCCTtttagattctagactaaacaccaagtgtgcttaaatattatgttaatcaaatcattgcagtttttttccgtttactgccaaattatatcaatcagtcgaTCCAGCTTTTTCcgaattattgtggaaattcacccaaaatcaacagatcctcGCACTTTATTGCACAAATACATAGTTGGGAggttattgcagatttttctcaaaaattgtcgaAAACTTTCATACTtatactaaacagctgcctcagccttaatggatgtcagattatagtctgTGATCCATACAGCGAGCAATAAAAACTTGCATTTACCGTCATTAAgaaatatcacaaatatttccaaattagtgccgcaaacactttgattttattgcaaaaaaaataaatcacaaacacAGTTGCTtaatcctggatggactgaaaagaattcattaatatttctaACAGTTTAacgggttttatcaatacattctggcacaaccggccctttaagagcatttataatcttgatttggcccaaaacgaaaaaaagagtttgacacccctgctctaaacaaagaaatcctggtgtaaatggtttaaaaaaaaaaaaaaaaaagagctgaataTTTGAAAGTGTTAAAGTGCCTGAATCCAGACGATACCAGAGGATAATCCAGTGTCGGCTGCATGTTTCCTCTACGCAGGAAGAAGCTACGGCGCTCTGGTGGACTGGATGGATTCCGGCCCGTACGAGGTGGCGCTCTGGGACCGCATGATGGCTTCTCCCAGTGAATGGGTGGAGGACGTGCTGCCGCTGAGAATGTTAAGTTCTGCCAGAGcagctctaaaataaaatacacccGACTGCTGCAGgaagtatttatttccattgaCAAAAACCTGGTTAAATTATTGTGTTAAGCTGAAATAGTAACAGCAACCTTACATCTAAGTTTGAACAATTTGACTTTATGatgcagaaaaagcaaactctCCTTCTGTAGTAAGATTGTGAGACAAATGTTGGCAAAATGAAGGATATGGACACTGACGTCTCTTCATATTAAAGGTTAAAAGAgctttttgttgtattttatcggagaagtttaaagctttGGCTGTGAAattaagttttcacatttttatgcaaagaaTCCTGAAATACACTGGGTTGGgaatttggttatttttaacCCTTGCAATGGGGACTCCTTAACTTTGAGTACTATGTTATAGATATTCCACTTTGAGTCATGAAATTTAGGAAAGTTGCATTTATAGAGTCGCCTTATATGCTGATGTTTCCAAAGTCTGCAACCTACACCCCATAAAACCACAACCTGTTGTTTGATACCaataaaattcacaatttcctatcttacatttgtatttttttgtgtttcttgaaGTGAAACAGCCAGTAGAAATTACTTGCACTAAAACTTTCATTACATCAGTTGCAACTATTAAACATGGATCACCTCAGATCAGCGTTTCTTTTGACTGAAGTTGTCCAGATCCAGTCTCGCGTTCCTTGTCTCCAGTTTGAGGAGGTTTTTTTTACCACGCGGTGCCTgaataaaccttttttaaaaagacgtGGAGATGAATTACACTTTTAGTTGACTTCAGCTGACAGCTTTCTGCAGCTAAAATGAGATTTAATGCATATCAAAATGCATTCAACTACCTAAAAATGACTTTGTGATGGTCTgctggttaaaaacaaaaatggtttgCTGGTTAAAAactggttaaaaacaaaaaaactggtaaaaacaaaaaaaaaactggttaaaaacaaagaacctgacaaaaaaacaaaaaaaaaaactatttaacaaATTTATGGCATTTCTGGGAAATTTGTGGGCAAAACAACCGCAGATCAGTTTTGTCCCAAGGTTTTCGGTTATAGTCAAATGGCCTTTGAACACTTTCACTGAATAAACTGaaagagtaaaataaacaaCCTTTTTGCCTGCTCATCTTTTCTTGTAGTCTACTTACATACCTACCGTAAAAACAGGgagaaataaatcagtttacACCAACAACTTGTCAAAATAGATGTGCTCAgtccaaaatattttacatttcacaaaggattaaattgcttttctttttattcccagcaaaaaaacaaaacaaaacaattacaacATTCCTGATTATAAAAGCTGTCAACTCTCATTAAATACATGGAAATTAATCCAATATAATGATTATGACTGACATATAATTACAATGCACTGTTATTATACACCAGCTGAGCCCTTATTTTCTTCTTAACAAATAGTAAGACTGTGTATTAGGTGTAAATCTGCGTTTGAATCTCATGACTACCTGATCTAGTGTAAAATCCCGTCCCGCCCTGCTTTGCAGCTGATGTGCTGTGATTTATGATTGGCTTCATTCTTCGTCAGGTGACGTTGCCCCCCGAGGCGTTTTAGTCGTATTTCGTGGCACAAACGGCAAGCAGCAACGAGAACAGCAACGACGAGAAAGCGGATGCAATACTTTCAGCCGATGAAGCGGCTAGaaatagagggaaaaaaatacagtgaGCCACCTTAAAATGAGGAAAACGGTAAACATGAACATCAGTTATACGGCAGGTTCTTACTGTGATAAGTCGGCTTACTTTcagcatcttaaaaaaaaagaacaaaggaagTATATTCAGAATTCAACACGTTAGTCAATATCATTCAAATAGTTTTGACATATTTAAGTTAAACCTGGGAAAGTTAcgtgtgttttttgttacttatagataggattaaacaggaaaaacagtACTTTAGGAAATACTTTCATAAGTCTCTCTAATAACCACATTGTGAAAACCATTGAGGGTTATGCGAATGGAAAAGGATCTGTCCAATGGGAACCGCTCAATGTGTCAAAAGGCACAAATATTAAAGGAAGTGACATAATGCATTTTGGTATTTTGCGGAGCTTTGGCTTCCGGTTCAGTGCAGGTTTGTTGGGATGCCGGTACTGCAGCAAGGAAGGGTGAGACAGGGATGTTGACTTCACAGAAAGTTCATCCCGCACTAAGGAAGCCGAGGGcaacttttatttaacagtATCTTCCTCTTGGCTCTTATGATAGGACACTTGTTTTAAAACGTCAAAGGAGCATCAAACCCACTTCAATTGTTCCCACTGGAACCGCATTCCAAAAGGGTGGATCCGAGCCGGATTCAGGACTTGGCTCACATCTGATGTAGGCCAGGCCTGAGTGTTTACACTTCTAAAAAGTCTGACCTTGTCACCATGAGCCTTTGCCcactaagaaaaaaatctgatttggcTGATATTTGCCAGCAGTATGAATACTGGAACTTCCCAGGTGAATTCGCAAAGTACTTTCCAAAGACAAAGTATGTTAGTGGAACTAACTAGTACTTCCCCAGAACTCACCAGGTACTTGGAACTACTCACCAGTCAGTTTTGTAAAGCGTAACCTAAAAGTCTAGGAAGGTTCCATTACCATTCCAAAAAAGTACCTTGCAAGTTCCCAGAAATTTCAAGAAAGTACTTGGTTAGTTCTTTCTTTCAGTTCTTTCCCAGAGCTCACTTGTTGTCACAGCTGCTGTTGTGCAGTGACCACTCGCACCTGATCATCATCCTCCtgatctccagctgctgccatatAAGGACGGAACTCTCCCTGCACGGCGTCAGATTGTTGTGAAACCCTCAGCGCGATCCCTCTCCTGTCCCTGATCCTCTCTGTTGGAAAAGGACCTCCTGGCTTCGACCCCCCCGGCCTGTCTGACCGGATACCCGTTTTCGACCTGGGCTCTGGACCCGCGGGCTCGGATCCCCTGTTTGCCCGGCCCGAAGATCAGGGGCCGCCTGATCCTGATTTGATTCCCTGGTTCTGACCCTAGCCTGTCTGACTAAGAGTTTGTCGACCTCCCAATAAATACCTGGTTGTAATTTTCTGTTCAGTCCCTGTGTCCATCAGTGCCTGAGCCTGACACTTGTACTTACTTGTAAGCTCTGGGAAAGAACAGGTTGTGTTATGTGATGCTacttaaaagttttattccGAAATTTCACAGCTGTATATTCTCTCCTTTTGTGACTTTGTTTCTGATGGTGTTGGAGGAATAGACATATGAAGTGTTTTAGTTAAAGACGCACCAGTGGTCTGTTGGCCGACGCGTATTTGCTGAGAGGTGATCGTAGCGTTGGCCGGCACATCCGTGGCTGCTCTCCTTCTACGCTTTTGACCGTTACAGACCTGTCGTaaggaaataagagaaaaactCAAACCCACTTAAAGTAAAAATCTTCCCGCAAGGCTGCACATGAGTTGGCTTACAGGCAGTAAGGAGCTGCAGGTGCTTGTCTCACACAGTCTGGTGACGCAGTGCAGGTAGAAAGTGGAAACTGTCAGATTCTTGTGCTCTATAAATCTGAAGGCCTCGAAGGAGAAGTGAGCTCTCTGCGAAACGCCGTTTTCCTCCACTTTGGTCTGCGGGTCACGATTACACCTGGGATGCATCAAGACGCGGGAGGTTTGTCAAGAACAAAGAGTTCCCAAGAGGGTTGAATGTCATGTAAGTAAAAAGAAAGTCTCTTGATGCGGCTAGACGTATCCGGCACCCAACTCACCCGACAAAGAGGTCGTAATAATTTGTCTGCATGGGAAAAGGACCTGTGGTGGTGTAGCATCGGTCCAGCAGCAAGTTGAACCTTTAGAGGAGCAGAGTTACACTTTCAGTAGCTTGTTTTCCTTTAGCACAGATGTGGCCGGTTTAGATTTAAATGATCAAAGTTTGAATACTTTTCTGTCAGGTTGGTTGCTTTTACTGAAACGTAGATCTTGGTTTTCAGGTTGAGTCCTGTTGGAGGAATTGTAAGCGGGTTCTGGTATCCTGCATCCTGTTTtgggaaaaagacaaaaaaaaaagatcgaatcaagtaaaaaaaaaacattaaatattatttcaaaaaagAATTCAAATGAGAGTAGCTCTTACTTGGTAGAGCTCCATACTCAGGGTACTGATGAAGCTACCGTTGTTGTCTCGTATGGCAACGTTGACACCCGATCTGCATGGATAGAATATACCGAGGTTTTCAATAAAGTTAAGGTTTCAAAGGTGCTAAAATTGTctggttttatgtttctttggtTTGATGTCATTTTCATGAGACGCCTGAAAATGTGTGAGTGATGGGAATTTTGTTGGCAGCATTGGGCATAGACTGACGTAGCTCTCTACTCCCCCTTTCGGTTGCAGCAAAATGTGCTACAACGTAAGaagcaaataaattattgatttccattaaaactgaaaatacataCATAATTATTTGACTGATTTCAACATTTCTTGGAACACATAAGCTCCTGGCATTCAGCTAAACCGCTCTGAGTTAAACCGCTGTTCCACATTCCCAGTTTTTGCTTAAGTCGTGCCAGTTTTGGGGCCTCCACCTGATCATTTTCTGTCAATTACTTACTAGTTCTTGTGCTGCATTGCAACATGAAATGATTTCGATTCGTCTCTGTAAGTTACCACACAGGCCACATCACGGTTGCTACAGGAAGTAAGCTTTGGACCAAAGAGATTGATTTGAACAGCTTTAGCACCGACGGTGGCAGATAAAGCTggcatataaaataaattggcAACAATCACATAAATCTAtaggttaaataaaataattcaaagttgCATCCATTAAATCTAAAAACTTATATATTCACcccagtttttaaatgattacatGGTTCCTGCATTACATTGCTCTCTAACATCTGATTGGCTCTCCCGCACAGCTGGTAAACGTCCAACCAATGACGCTGCAGTTCTGGTATTGGCCACTGTCTTAATAGAtaaagcttactgaaaattcaTTTAGTGCTGCAGCAGGTCAccataaaaacaattatatattGAAACAATTTCTATCTAGTCGCAGCAAAACTGGGTTTTGCTACATAGAAACATATGTAATAAAATATCCacacatttgtaacatttaactgatccttgaatattttttttattattaaattccGGCACGTTTCGACTACTATAGTTTGTGACCATGAAgcaatttgaaagaaaaaaaactaactaacaTATGCGTTTTAAAATTACACActagtttattcattttagattCTGTATCCggatttgtttcagtttcattttaaaataattaatttgagcAATTGTTGTTGCATggtaaattgtattttattggactGTCATAATATTTCAGCAGTATTGTTcattagttttgtttgtttttttctattttaagacTAAAGCTATTAACATCATGCTCCATGATTCTGGGCCTCCTGTGTGTGCTCTACAGATACGGCGGCTGTCTCCTTGCTGTACTCACACGCTGAGCTGAGTGTTGTTGAGCAGGTACTGCATTGGGTACTTGCAGGAGAAGATGTAGTGGATCTGCGGTCGGTAGGTGATCATGCCAGCCGACGGGTCTACAGACATGACCATGCCTGAGATATTCACAAACTCCACTTTGGAGTAGTCTGCAAATTCTCCAGTTCCAACCTGATTGGTTAtctgtgaaataataataatgataatgagaAATAGAGCAGAATATGcacattttgcaaatattttacaattaaaaccCTCCCGGCGGTCTTAGCCAGAGGCTCAGGAGGAGCCCGGCAAATGTCACGATGGGACAGCTGGGAAAAGGGGGATAGTCCCGTCAGACCGTCAATTTCCGAAACCACACAGGAGGGTTGAATCCTTTTCCTCTACTCCAATTCACTAAAAACGTAGTGGATTCAAACAATATAGGTAGGTGAAGAGAATTAAATACCTGGAAGTTGTTGCCGCATGCTGACAAGGAAGTTTCATTTATGGGGAATCTAAATCTTAAAACTGGCGGAGTGACAGTCCAGTCGGCTTTTCCGAAGCACACCGGGTTTTTGAACTGATTGTTGAGCGCCATCAGGGACTCGTTGTACTGAGAGTTATAAATAGGACAAATGTAGATGCTGAGGTCCATGTACTGGGTGCCACATGTTACGTTTATGTCAGCATtttctgagagagagagagaaaacggAGGAGGGATGCAAATTAAAGCAACGtcaacttggaaaaaaaagcagcaatcCAAAGAAGTCTAACCTGGATCTCTGTATGTGTTGCTGAAAATGCATTCGTCTGGGATCTGGGCGTCGGCCTGCAGAAACAGGCCGAGCTGCCACACGAGGAGGACCAGCATCAGCGTGGATCTGCgagaaagcagcaaaaacaatcaaacttttcaaaaactgttATAGATGTCTGGGATTCTAAAAAGACCCTTTTtaagaggtgttttttttttcttcttcagaaaaaaaaaacagtttctggaCGTTAAGTCACTGATGCGACTCAAAAGAAAGACtgaattaaagaagaaaaattccCAGACTCACCTGTATGTCTTCATCTTGCGTCGCGTCTGCTCTCCTCCGTGGACGGATGCCTCCATTTATAAGCGCTGGCTCCACATGCGTGTGACTGCCAGCACAATGGAGTAACCTGAACCGGGCcttcaatttcatttttcataatagCTGACGTAGGGTTTTGATTTTGGggccaaaatcaaaaataatcacagaATAATTCATTTCACTGCAGAAATGAATTATTCTATGAATAATTAATGATTCTATGTATACTTAATTTCTTGAGTGAAAAGTTTTGgacattgattttattttttaaatctctttattAAGccagagatattttttttattttatgagaaaTGTATCATTTTTGACATATAAGCAGGTGACATTAAGATGTTGTTACTGTGTGTGGTCGTAATGGAGGATCATTTCTGAAACATACCACAAAATCCTCTTCTGACCAAATTATTAAATGATCTCAGGCGTAAAACAAAGAGACCCCAGGATATCCATCATACAAACAACACACTCCCCACCAGGACACCCTTACATGCTCCAAATCTCATTTTAAATCCCAGATCTATCAAATATCTGGATCAGTGATCGGATATCAggtatttatcttttaattttttttaaacgatAAACGTTCTGACATTGACTTTGTGGAACTGAGCTgttcaatttttttgttgtggcCTCAGGCTCGGAAccttaaatagaaaaatgtccCCGCTGTTTTGTGCAATCTGGGAACAAAACGACACACCTATCTGAAAAGGTATCCCAACACTTTTGTGGAGCATCCTGACCCAAAAAAATGGAATCACAAGTTCCCAGAAGAACATCGCCAT
It includes:
- the LOC102225618 gene encoding zona pellucida-like domain-containing protein 1 — protein: MEASVHGGEQTRRKMKTYRSTLMLVLLVWQLGLFLQADAQIPDECIFSNTYRDPENADINVTCGTQYMDLSIYICPIYNSQYNESLMALNNQFKNPVCFGKADWTVTPPVLRFRFPINETSLSACGNNFQITNQVGTGEFADYSKVEFVNISGMVMSVDPSAGMITYRPQIHYIFSCKYPMQYLLNNTQLSVSGVNVAIRDNNGSFISTLSMELYQDAGYQNPLTIPPTGLNLKTKIYVSVKATNLTEKFNLLLDRCYTTTGPFPMQTNYYDLFVGCNRDPQTKVEENGVSQRAHFSFEAFRFIEHKNLTVSTFYLHCVTRLCETSTCSSLLPVCNGQKRRRRAATDVPANATITSQQIRVGQQTTDAESKPTYHTASSAESIASAFSSLLFSLLLAVCATKYD